GCATCTTCTCCAAAAAGAGCGTTAAACGTAAAGGAAAAATCCCAAAAATTATCAATCTGACCACTGACTGTTTGCTGGAGCATGTCTAATACTTGTTGACTATAACCCATTACCCTTCCCCTCCTAATAAGAACGTTGTAGCATATTGAGCTACGTTCCAAAAATTTAACAGACAAAATCTAATTTTTGGGGTGCAGTTCATTCATCAAAGATGATTTTTATTTTAATAATACTGCACTTCAATTCCATCCATAATTTCTACTAAAGTGTTATCGTCAATTTTTAGAGAAATCAGATCAATGAATGATGATACCTGGTATTCCTTATCTCCAATCACCACTACAATATCATGAACAGAATTAGGAAAAATCCCACATACTTGACCATTATAATCAAAAGAGGCATCCCAACCATTGTCATATAACTCTTGTAAATCATCTAATATTGCCATATAAACTAAATCCTTTTCCATAGTGTTTTCTTTCAAATAAGGCAGGTAAAAGCACCTAGATTGTTCTAAGTCCTATGAGATTGTTTTAATCGAGACAATCTCACTCTCAAAGAGAGAAATTTCAGTAGCTTCATCTGGACTAGGATTAGCAATGAGAATAGTGATTTCATCTTGCTCATCATTGTCCATTTCGTCAACAAAGTCTATGACACGTCCCTTGATTATCTTATCGCAATTAGTGACTATCTGAACCCTTGATCGAAGATACTTCCAAAGCTGTTTACTCATTTATTTTCCTCTCTGCTATTTTTTCGATAGTTCTTATACTTTTTATAGTTAGTCGATAAAATCGCCTAGGTTGAACTAAGCACTAATAATTTTGATTTTCTTGATAATATCTTCAGGATATGAGCGATCACCTATAACTATTTCGTCAGGACCATCTAAATCATAACCGTCAAACCAATCAACCACCCTACCCTTGATGGAGGTCCCATCTTCTAAAATAAGGCGAACATTTTTATCAACATATTCCCATAATTTCATTAAGTTCCTTCTCTCTAACATCGGAACAATATGACCCAATATTAGTTATTTACTAATGGCTTTTAGTTCCTGTTAAAAGCATTATAGCACACCTTACTTGCTAAAGTACAACAAGCACCCCATTAGACTAACCTGCTACTTTGCTTTCTTGTAAAAATGTTGTATACTTAAGTAAATAAAGGAAGTAATCTTGTTCCCCCCTGTCTACTATGTGGTCGGAATGATGGTTACTTCTTTTTTCCCCCTTACTATCTCAATAGCCTTGTATTTAAAAGTTTTTTAGGCTATAATTAAATTAACGAATAGAGGTTTTCCATCTCCCCTTGAAACAGATCTTTCTGCGGTAGGAGGTGGGACGCCTCTATTTGTTTTTTAAGTCAAAATGATGTAAAATTAATTCAAGAAAGAAGTGTGGTTTTCCCGCCTAAAAGCTCTATAGCTGTGGGAGGGTCACGCTTCTTTTTACCTCTCAAAAGAGAACGCAAAAAAAGCCGTCTCATTCTTTGAAGCAGCAATGAAATCAATCTAGCAAATATCTAAGCAAACCCAGAAATCAACCTTTTAAGACAAAGCAAAAAGCCCACTGTTGTAGGCTTTCTGTAAGATATTTCTTAAAATTAAAGCATCTTGTTGTAGAATTCAACGACAAGTGCTTCGTTGATTTCTGGGTTGATTTCGTCGCGTTCTGGCAAGCGAGTCAATGAACCTTCCAATTTTTCAGCATCGAATGATACGAATGCTGGACGTCCAAGAGTAGCTTCTACTGCTTCAAGGATTGCTGGAACTTTCAATGATTTTTCACGAACTGAGATTACTTGACCTGGAGTTACACGGTATGATGGGATATCAACGCGTTTTCCGTCAACAAGGATGTGACCGTGGTTTACGAATTGACGAGCTTGACGACGAGTAGTCGCAAGACCAAGACGGTAAACAACGTTATCCAAACGACGTTCCAAAAGAAGCATGAAGTTGAAACCTAGGATTCCGCCTTTGATTTTTGTAGCTTGTACGAACAAGTTACGGAATTGTTTTTCACCTACACCGTAAGTGAAACGAAGTTTTTGTTTTTCAGCCAATTGCAAACCGTATTCTGACAATTTAGAACGGTTGTTTGGTCCGTGTTGTCCTGGTACGTAGTTACGACGTGCCAATTCTTTACCTGTACCTGTAAGTGAAAGGCCAAGGCGACGAGCTTGTTTCCAAGATGGTCCTGTATAACGTGACATATGTATGTCCTCCTGATATAAATAATATTTGGCGGAAATAGTCACTTAGAAAGCCCTGATTCGTGCAGATGCCCTTCGCCTAAACAGCCAAGGTTACTTGTCATAAGACACCTGTTGACGAGCTTCATGCTTTCCTGCTGCTATTTCACACAAAGGCTATTATACCATGAAAAGCTAGATATGTAAAGGGATTTTACGGTTTTATTTCAAATTGAGACAGAATGTAAACTTGCTTCCTAAGCCATATTGACTTTCTGCTGTGATTTCGCCACCAAGCTGATGAGCTAGTTCTCGTGCAATCGCAAGACCTAAGCCATGTCCACCTGTCTTCATATTGCGCGAAGTTTCTACACGATAAAGTCGTTTAAAAATCTTTTCCAAATCTTCAGGAAGGATCCCCTGACCCTCGTCTTTCACACTGATTGTCAGCTCTTGTTCTGTTAATTGGGCAAGAACCTCGATTCTGGTTCCTGGTTCTGAATATTTAAAGGCATTGTTTAACAAATTGACTAGAATGCGAGAAAGTTTGTCAGAATGGCTCTTGATTTTCGCTGACTCAGGTGATACTTGAATGTAAACATCCCGCTCCTCTTGTTCAATCTGGAGTTGGAATTCACTCATTGACTCAATCAGCAGCTGGTCTAAAAAGACCTCTTCGACTTCTTCAGTATCAGTGTCTTGAGGTTGTGTATTGAGAGTCAAAACATCCAATTCCTCCACTAGCTTGTTTAGACGCTCAGTTTGCCGACCAATCGTGGCTAAGTAGTGGAGCCGCTCCTCTTCCTTAATCACCCCATCTAGAATTCCCTCCACAGTAACCTGAATAGAGGTAATGGGAGTTTTAATATCGTGAGAGAGCTGCGCAATCATCATTCTCTTTTCTTGCTCGCTCTCATCAAGTGATTGAAAGGTGGCTTGCAAATTGTGGGACATGTCATTAAAAGCCTGACCCAGCTCTTGAAATTCTAATGGTCCTTTGGTTTCGATTTCTGTGCTGAAATCCTTGCTTGCTATATCCTGAGCTTGTTTTTTCAAATGTTTCAGAGAAGAAAAAACAGGCGACAGAAGAAAGATACTCACTGCAGCGCCAATGAAACTAGCAATCAAGGTCATTCCAACTAGAAAGTAAACTTCACTTTTCTCGATCAACATTCGTTGGACTGCCCAGAAAACGACCAAAATCGTTAGTAGAGTCGACACTAGATACCCCACTAGAATATAGTTTTTTAATTTCATTTTCTACCTCTTGGTTTTTCCATCTTATAGCCCAAACCCCAGACAGTTTTGATAGCAGGAGCATTTGAATTTGTATACTTAGTCAACTCTTGCCTCAAAGCATGAATATGAACATTGAGTGTATTGGTATCATCCACATAGTCCTCTTGCCATACCTTCTCGTAAAGTTCCGTCTTTGAAAAGACTCTCTCAGGATTGCTGGCCAATATCCATAGAAGTTCAAAGGATTTTACTGTCAATTCCAAAGGTTGCTCCCCAATGCGAACTTCATGAGTCACATGGTTGATTACCAAGTCACCAAACTCGATCTGTTCTGTCTCTCCTCCACGGCTAAGGCGACGCAAGATATTATTCACTCTTAAAACCAATTCGCGTGGGCTAAAGGGTTTGACTATAAAATCATCTGCCCCCAAACTTAATCCATAAATCTTATCCTGTTCGCTTGTCTTAGCAGTTGTAAAGAGGAAGGGTTGATCCGGAGCGATATACTGAACTTCACTAATAAAATCATACCCATCCATATTGGGCATCATGATATCTGTGATAATAAGGTCGATAGATTTTTTTCTGAAAAGCTCTAACCCCTCCTTACCATCATGGGCGACCAAAACGTCGTAACCTGCCTGTATAAGATAGCGGTTTTGAATATCTAGGATATCTATCTCATCATCAACCAGCAAAATTGTCTTTTTCATCTGACACTCCTTCGATAAAAACAGTGTTATACTTGCTTTAGTATAACACTATTTTCTCTAATGTTTAAGTGATTTGAATCTTAATCTTCTCGTTTAGTTGTCAAACCTAAAAGTCCAACAAGACCTGCCAAGGCTAGACCAAAGATACCAAGGCCAGCTGTAGCTGTTTTAGCTTCCCCAGTATTTGGTAGCATCGCTTTATCATCTTTTTTCATCATATTAGCCATTGGGCTAGAAGCTGGTTGATCGACCTTCATATCTGACATATGGTGATTTGTACCCATCATACCCTCAGTCGTACCTGTAGAGCCTGTTTCAGAAGGTTTCGTATTCATCTGACCTTGTTGAGATGGTATTGTCGCCATTTCTTTTCCACGAAGCTGAATCGTTACTTGACGAGTAGCAATCAGATTGGTCAAATCAGGTTTGCCATCTTTAGCACCATAGACTTTAACAGTAGCTAGGTATGTATGTGTTCCGTTAGCTCGAAGTTGCTCAAGCAAGGCCTGACCATCTTTGCCAACCGTATTGCCATTCAAATCCACTTCGTAGAAATATTGGCCTTTAGCCAAGCCTTCAAGCGGCAATAGAGCAGGATTTTTAGCCGTTCCGTTGTCTGACCATGGGGCTTTGTCTGAAGCTTTTAACAAGAGGCGAGTCAACATGCCATCTCCACCAAAAGCTTCGTATGGAATAACTTGATTGACACCGGCCAAGAATGGACCTGGAACATTTGCTTTTTCAAGGTAGCTAGCTGGAACATCAATGCTATTTTTGATGTTATTAGCAACAGAGTCTTTAACCTGATTTGGTGTGGTCAAACCATTCAAATTAACAGTCAAATCTTTAGTCGCTACCAGATTAGTTAAGTCAGGCTTGCCGTCTTTTGCACCGTACACCTTGATAGTAGCTTTATAGCTTTGCGTACCATTTTGTTTCAAGAGGTCAAGCAAGTCTTTGTCAGATTTTCCTTGGGTGCCTGCCAAGTCTACTTCGTAGAAGTAAAGACCTTTGCCCAATTTCTCTACTGGTGGGAGAGCTGGATTTTTAGCCGTTCCGTTGTCTGACCATGGGGCTTTGTCTGATGCTTTCAAAATCAGGCGAGTCAACATGCCATCGCCACCAAAAGCTTCGTATGGAATGACTTGGTTAACACCGGCTGTAAATGGTCCTGGGAAATTGGCTTTGTCAAGGTAGCTAGCTGGGACGTCTACTGTATCTTTGGTGTTGTCAGCCACACCTTTTTGCACTTCAGCTGGAGTGGTCGCTGGTTGTGCTTCACTGGCTTCACGGTCTTGTCCAGAAACTGTAGACTCAGAACTTTCCACAGGTTTAACTGCATCTTCTGTTTGTTTCTTAGAGTCAGATTGTGCTTGCACTTCTTCTTTTGGTGCTGCTACTAGCTCTTTAGCAGTTTCGTCCGCTTTTTCTGAAGAGCTTGTCGTATCCACACTTGCTTTAGGTGTTGGAATAGACTGTTCTGAAGGAAGAGCTACATCGACTGCTTTTTTGAGAACCTCTGCTGGTAAGTCGCTCTTTTCACTCACCGAAGCAGCGCCTGGTACGACTTGGGCAGGAGTCGGATTGACGACATCAGCACGCGCAGAACTTGGTTGACCAACTAGGACAAAGAAGCCACTGGCCACAACAACTGAAGCAACACCGACACTGAGACGGCGAATAGACCAACGAGTATATCTCTGATTTGGATTAAATTTCATAGGATTCTCCTTAGAGCTTTCTTTTTTTTGATGACTCTAGTATAATCTCCTAAAATTAAAAAGGATTAAGAAAAAGTTAAAATTTTTCTTAAATCCCTCTTATAAAATACTTATATTGACTCGTTAATTATTGGAAAAGAGAGTACCCTTCCTCTCTTACTCACTCAGTTCAGCTAGGGTGTCCAAATGTTGGTTATTAATGACTGCCATGATATAGGAATCTGCCTGCAAGAGGTCATTGGGTCCGAATTGGACATCCAGAGGAGCATTTTCGTAGGAACGAAAACCAAGTACATTGAGGTTGTATCGCCCACGTAAATCCAACTGACTGAGGCTTTTACCTACCCATGATTGGGGGATTTTCATCTCGACAATCGAAACATTCTTGTCCAGCTGAAAGACATCCACGCTGTTATGAAAGAGGATGGTCTGTGCTAATGAGCGCCCCATTTCAAACTCTGGCGAGATGACTGCGTCCGCACCAATTTTTTCTAGAACCTTTTTAGCTGTATGACTTTTTACCTTGGCAATGACGGTCGGCACTCCTAGACTCTTGCAGTGCATAACCGCTAGAACACTGGACTCCAGATTTTCCCCTGTTGCGACAACTACGGTATCACAGGTGTCAATCCCCGCTGATAGAAGGAGTTCTTCATCCGTGATATCTCCAACTACTCCACGCGCCAGCACAGGTTCAAATTGATTAATGCGCTCCTCGTGGTCATCAATAGCAATGATATTCATGTCATGCTTGGCTAGGGCAGCCAAAACACTGCTCCCAAAAATTCCCAAGCCTAAAATTCCAATTGTCCGATCTGACATCGTTCTTCCTTTCTTATCCGATAGTGATATCTGCTTTCATATAGTGAATCGTATCTTTCTTGTCTGGCTGGTATTCCGCTACACTGACCAGTAGTGTCAAGGGACCAATACGGCCGATAAACATCAGCAACATCACGATGCTGAGAGCTAACTTGCCTAGCTCCGGCGTTAAATTTGCCGTCACCCCAACTGTCGCAAGGGCTGAAATGGTCTCAAACATGAGGTAAATAAAACGCGGATTTCCCTCTGCTGTTATCCCTAGTAAGATCAAGCCCAGCAAGAAGGTCAGCAAGAAGATAATAAAGACACTGAAAGATTTTTGCACGGTTCGGGGTTCAATGGTCCTCCGAGCTACATTGGCATGGGGCAAGCCCAACAATTCGCTACGAGCAAAGACCAACAAGACAAAGAAGGTCGTAATCTTGAGCCCCCCTGCTGTCCCTCCAGGTGCCCCTCCCAGAAACATCTGCAAGATGTATATCAGTAAGGTAACTGGTCGAGCCTGGGTGTAGTCAATGGAAGCAAATCCTGCCGTTCTCATGCTGACGGTCTGGAAGAAACTAACCAGTAGTTTCTCTGGAGCGCTGAGATTTCCAATCGTCCCAGGATTGTTCCACTCAATTAAGAGAGTCGATACGGTTCCAAAGAGTAAAATTCCTACCGTTAAAAAGAGAACTAACTTGGTATGGAAACGCAGGTGGCGTTTTTTCTTTTTTCCAAACTGGGTCGCTAAATCAAACCAGACCATAAATCCTAGCCCACCCGTGATAATCAAACCTGCAATGACTAGATTGATCAAGGGGTCCGTTTGAAAGGCTAGCAAACTCGTACTTCCAAAATTATCAAATCCAGCATTACAGAAAGCTGAAATGGCCAAAAAGATAGAGGTTAAAATCCCTCGCCCCCAGCCAAACTCAGGAATAAAGCGGAAACTCAAGAGAAAGGCACCAATCCCTTCCACCAGAAAAGTCGTCAGAAAGATCGAGCGGATAAAGTCCTTTAGAGACTGAGTTTCCCCATAACTGAAACTTTCTTGAATGGTCTCACGACCACGAAGACTGAGCTTTTGCTTGCCTTGGATATAAAAGATTCCGATAAAGGTCATGAGCCCCAAACCACCGATCTGGATCAAGATCATGCAGATCAACTGGCCCCAGATATTGTAAGTAGAGGCCACCGGCTGGGTGAAGAGCCCTGTCACACAGACCATGGACACAGTTGTAAAGAGATGGTCAAAGTAGGTCGCTTGTGACGTTCCTGCTTGCACAAAGGGGAGACTTAAAAGAAGCGAACCTAAGAAGATCACTAGGGCAAAACTTAAAAAGATGCGACGGGCTGGCGACAAGCGTCCCAGTATCGTCTTGATTTTTTCCAAAAAAGATTTGAATAACATAACTACATTCTACCATAAAAACAGTCAGAACACTCACATGTGGTGCACAATGGCAAGACAGAGTTCGAGTGCCTTATCAAAAGCTTCTGAGCCCCAGTCGCGACTGTCGTAGTTCTCTAAATCTGCTAAGGAATCTGCGGTAAAGAGCAATTCCCCCCAGACAACCCCACGTAGTTGGGCTACTGCCGCAAGAGCCGAGCACTCCATCTCCACAACTGCACAGCCTTCTTCCTTGCGATAGGCAACCTTTTCAGCTGTCTCTCGATAAAAACCATCTGTCGTCCAGGTCATGACCTCCTCGTAAGGAATGCCTCTTTGTTCCAAGACTTGCTCAATGGCAGAGATAGCCTCAAGCTGCATCTCCATATAACGAGAAGGCGCTGCATAGTGGTAGCTGGTCCCCTCATCTCGCAGAGCGCGAACAGGGACGAGAAAGGCATTTTCCTCTATATCGGCTAGGACTCCACAAGTACCAGTGGAAATGATTTGCTCCACACCATAGCCAATCAACCAATCCATAAACTGGGCCGCTGGGGCAGAGCCCACGGGCGCCTGGGCTAGACAGATCTCCTCGTCCTTGTAGTTGATGACATATACTGGATAGGTTTTGGTGGCAGAAACGAACTCACCAACACAGTCCGCCCCTACTTCCTGAGCATAGCGGTCAATCTCCTCCTCCAAAAATGCATAGATACACTTCTTTGGCAACTTCAAGTCTAACCCCTCATGTGTTGGCATAAGGACCGCTTGGGGGTTATCATCAAACTCTAAAATGGGAATCGCATGCTTCTGAATCATCGCCCACCTCCTCTAATTTTGTACTATTGTATCAAAAACTGACGGAGTGTCAAGGAGTTGTCTTTAGCAAGCCAGAAATCTCCTCTTCCATACACCTGAGAAATCGTTGCACCGCTGGAGAAGTCGGTTTCTGTTTTGGCAAAGTGATTGAGGACTATCACCAAAATACCAAATTCAATAATAAAAAAGCACAAATCTGCATCAGGTAATGTATACCCTTTTATATTATCTTGTACAAGAAGCCAAACCAATAGAATCTAGCCTCTATTTGTCTAGGCCTACTCTATTTCCACAAACCACCTAAAATCTGTTTTTCTAATAAGTCTAGATCTTCTTCCTTTATTTCTCCGTTGTCACTAACGATATAAAGCTGAGCGAAGTAAGCCAACAACGGGCCAACACAAATACGAACCATTTGAGGACTCGTTAACTCTGGATTTACACGTGGATCTGCTAGCAATTCCTTATGAAGTACTCGCAGTTTATCTTGAATAGCATTCCAGATAAAAATCTGTTCATTTTTTAGTTTTTTATTTGAAAAACTCTCCTGCAGAATGATTTTCATCAAAGCACGATTTTTTTTGAGATAGCTCATACGATCATGGACGAGATAACGAACCCTCTCTTCTGTCGTTTCAAAAGCTAAGAGTTCCTCAAAAAAACTACCGAAAATGCCTGGGACTACAGGATGTAAAATAGCCGTCAGTAAATCATCCTTCGTCTTAAAATACTTAAACAAAGTTGCCTGGCTTAGTCCAGCACGCTCAGCTATGTGAAGAGTTGAGGTCCCATGGTAACTCCTGGTTGATATGAGATCCACTGCTGCCTGCATGATTTTTTTCTTTCCTTGAGGGTAATTCGCTTCTTCTAAGTAATCTTCAAACGATTCAAAAACAGTCTTATCCATCTAATCTTCACACCTTTTTAGCATTATTTATGTTTATTTCTAAACTTTACGATAACGACGCAATCCAACAATATTGAGAATTGTTAAAATGATCAAGAAAATCATTAAAACACCAAGATTTGACAAAATATCACCAAGATTGTGCCCGTAAAGAATAATCTGGCTTATTGCATCACCAGAATAGGTTAATGGCAAAAATTTCCCCACAGTTGGAGCCCATTCTCCCATGGATGACAATGGAATAATTCCTGAGAAAAAAAGTTGGGGCATAATCACGAGAGGAATAAATTGCATCATTTGGAATTCTGATTTTGCTAGAGTAGACAAGAGAATTCCAAAAGCTAGTGCTACAAGAGCCAGTACCACATTAACTATTATAACATTTAAAATACTTCCTACAACTTCTACATCTAGTAGCCAAATTGCTGCTAAAACGACAACTGCCGTTTGAAAAATCGCAATAATACCGTAAGACAACATATAGCCATAGACAATTTCAGATCGTTTCACTGGTGTTGCTAACAAACGTTCTAGTGTTCCACTGGTGCGCTCTTTCAAAAGCGCCATACCTGAAATCAAAAAGACAAAGAAGAAAACTACAAAACCTATCAAAACCGGAATCATACTGGTAAAGAAGCTTGTATTTTCATCTCCATACTGGTAAGACTCCTTGATTTCTGGTGTTTTTGCGTCCGAGTCCAATTGTGGAAAAGCTTGTTTAACACGAGATACTAACTGATCGGTGCCTTCACTGGCGATACTCGTTCGTAACACTTGTCGTATCATAGAGGTTTTGGAGGCGTCTGTGTTTGCGTAGTCGACCTGGTACTCACCGTTTTTATAAGAAATCACAGCATCGACTTTTTCATTTGCTAGCGCTTCTTTGGCTTGATCTAAGTCTTGATAAGTCTCGACGTCCACATGATCGAGCTCATCCATTTTCGTTACCAAACCAGTTGGTAGATCCTGTGTTGCCAACTTGACATTCACGGTTGTACTAGCTGAAAACATGAGGTTCATCAACCACATGATAAAAACAGGTGCTATAAACATCAGGGCTAGAGTTCGTTTGTCACGAAGTAATTCTTTGATGACCTTTTTTGCAATCGCTATTGTTCTCATTTTACTCACCTTCTGCTTTTAAAAATACTTCTTCAATACTTGAAACTTGATAACTTTCTTTTAAGTGTTGCGGTGTATCAAAAGCAATGATTTTTCCGCCTAATAATAAGCCGACCTTATCCGTCAACTCTGCTTCATCCATAACATGGGTAGTAACTAATATCCCAACCCCATTGTCTCTAAGCGCGAATAATTCTTTCCAGATTTTCTTTCGAAGAGAAGGGTCGATTCCAACTGTCGGTTCGTCCAAAATCAAGAGTTGAGGATTTCCTAAAAGCGCGATAGCCAGTGACAAACGCCGTTTCATTCCTCCAGAATAACCAGATACCGCCTTGTTTAAGTAGTCTGTCAGATCTACTACTTGAGCTATATAAGCAATTTCCGCCTTCAGGTCTTTTTTAGAAAGCCCCTTTAGCTGACCAAAAAATTCCAGATTTTCTTGGCCTGACAAGGTCTCGTATAAAGCATCTGATTGGGCCATATAGCCAATATCTCCTAAAATATAGCGATTGGGCATAGTGTGATTTAACACTAAAGCTACGCCTCCATCAGCCTTTTCCATTCCTAACGTAGTCTTAATCATAGTTGATTTACCAGCACCAGACGGACCAATTAAGCCTATAATTTCTCCTGGCTGCAATTCAAAGCTGACATGATTCAGAACTATTTGATGGTCAAAAGATTTTACTAAATCTTGTAAATGTAGTAATGTTTTCATTTACTTCCTCCTTGGTGAGTGATTACTCACTTGCTAAATATAAACCTATTGTAGTGAGTAATCACTCACTTGTCAAGAGAAAGAGTTAAATTCTTTAAAAAAATAAAACACCAGATTCGTATCTGATGTTTATAATGCACATGTCTTATTTCTAAAAATGTTTTTGAACTTCCTCTCTATACTCCGAAATGGTCTTTCCTGCCCACTTTTTAAAGGCCTATTCTTCCTCTACTTTTCTCAGCCAATCCAACCATCGTCATTGCTATCGCAACTCTAATAACCTTAGCAATGGAAATCCATTTCACGCATTTTTATATAACCCGAACCAAGAAGTTCTCAAGTCCTGATTGGAAGTTATTTTAGCTACAATCCATCTCTCAAGCACAAAAACTCTCCCTTCTCTTTCGAGAAAGGAGATTCTTTTTATCCTTGTCCGCCAGGGGCTGGACCTTCGCCTTGAGGGCCTCCATTTGGTCCTCCGCCACCAGGCATAGAGTTGACAATTTCCGTTTGTTTTTCACCGTTGAGATAGATATCTCCACCTGTGTAGGTCGCAGTTCCATCAAAGTCAAAACCTGTTTGACCAGTCATTTTAATGCTTCCACCTGTGACTGTGATATTGCCGTTCGAGTCGATTGGATCTGTATCTCCTTGACCGACTTCTACTGTCAGGTTCCCACCGTTCATGGTGAAGAAGATTTCACTCTGTTGGGCGTTTTTATTAGCTGCGTTGACTCCATCATCTGTCGAATAGATGCTAATGTCCCCACCGTTGATAGTGATTGACTTACCTTCAAGTCCTTCTGCCGAATTCTTGACGGTGTAGGTACCACTATCGATAACCAGGTCTCCAGAAGCGTGGATGCCATCATCTCCTGCTGTGACGGTGATGTTGTTGTTGGATAGGTACATGGTTCCGACTGAAGTATCCTCGTCATTGTCCACCTTTACGCCATCTTCCTTGGCATCGATAGTCATGGTCGTACCAGTGATGTTGAGTTCATCATTGACATTAAAGGCATCGCCAACTGCTGTGATGTTATAGATTCCACCCGTGATGTGGAGAGTGTCATTGGCCTTGATACCATTGTTCTTCTTGCCATCTACATTGAGAGTTCCTTTCCCGTTAATGGTCAAATCCACCTTAGAAAAGAGAGCTGCGTCAGCCTTTTCATCGCTGTTAGAGCTTGAGTCAGAGAGACTGTTGGTAGTTCCCTCTGCTAGAGTCAAGTAGACATGACCAGCTGATGTCGCAGATATCGCTGCATTGGTATTGGTCATGGTCGCACCTTTTAGGACTAGATGAACATCTGCAGACTTATCTGCCTCGATCTTGATCTGCACTCCGTCAGACTGACCTGAAATCACATAGGTCCCAGATTTTGTGATGGTCACGGTTGATTCAGAGACTGTCACCCCATCTCCAGAGACGTTTGCTGATGAGCCAGATAACTCAATCTTAGAAGCTGTACTTTCATCATAAGAGGTATCATTGTCCTTCTCTGTAAAATAGGATGATTGGTTTGTCTTTGTTGCAGTCGTTGTTGCACTATTTGTCGTTGCATTGGTATTGGATGTAGTTGTTGACTGGGAACATGCTGCCATCAGCACCATTGCCGTTAAACTCGTTGCGAGTAGGGTCCATTTTTTTGATTTCATACTTTTTCCTCTCCTTCGTATGATATAGCTTGACAGTCTACAGAAGATTCCTGAAACAAAACTAAAACTTTTCTGAAAGTTTCCTTA
This window of the Streptococcus sp. D7B5 genome carries:
- a CDS encoding TetR/AcrR family transcriptional regulator, which codes for MDKTVFESFEDYLEEANYPQGKKKIMQAAVDLISTRSYHGTSTLHIAERAGLSQATLFKYFKTKDDLLTAILHPVVPGIFGSFFEELLAFETTEERVRYLVHDRMSYLKKNRALMKIILQESFSNKKLKNEQIFIWNAIQDKLRVLHKELLADPRVNPELTSPQMVRICVGPLLAYFAQLYIVSDNGEIKEEDLDLLEKQILGGLWK
- a CDS encoding ABC transporter permease, translated to MRTIAIAKKVIKELLRDKRTLALMFIAPVFIMWLMNLMFSASTTVNVKLATQDLPTGLVTKMDELDHVDVETYQDLDQAKEALANEKVDAVISYKNGEYQVDYANTDASKTSMIRQVLRTSIASEGTDQLVSRVKQAFPQLDSDAKTPEIKESYQYGDENTSFFTSMIPVLIGFVVFFFVFLISGMALLKERTSGTLERLLATPVKRSEIVYGYMLSYGIIAIFQTAVVVLAAIWLLDVEVVGSILNVIIVNVVLALVALAFGILLSTLAKSEFQMMQFIPLVIMPQLFFSGIIPLSSMGEWAPTVGKFLPLTYSGDAISQIILYGHNLGDILSNLGVLMIFLIILTILNIVGLRRYRKV
- a CDS encoding ABC transporter ATP-binding protein, which produces MKTLLHLQDLVKSFDHQIVLNHVSFELQPGEIIGLIGPSGAGKSTMIKTTLGMEKADGGVALVLNHTMPNRYILGDIGYMAQSDALYETLSGQENLEFFGQLKGLSKKDLKAEIAYIAQVVDLTDYLNKAVSGYSGGMKRRLSLAIALLGNPQLLILDEPTVGIDPSLRKKIWKELFALRDNGVGILVTTHVMDEAELTDKVGLLLGGKIIAFDTPQHLKESYQVSSIEEVFLKAEGE
- a CDS encoding carbohydrate-binding domain-containing protein, whose protein sequence is MKSKKWTLLATSLTAMVLMAACSQSTTTSNTNATTNSATTTATKTNQSSYFTEKDNDTSYDESTASKIELSGSSANVSGDGVTVSESTVTITKSGTYVISGQSDGVQIKIEADKSADVHLVLKGATMTNTNAAISATSAGHVYLTLAEGTTNSLSDSSSNSDEKADAALFSKVDLTINGKGTLNVDGKKNNGIKANDTLHITGGIYNITAVGDAFNVNDELNITGTTMTIDAKEDGVKVDNDEDTSVGTMYLSNNNITVTAGDDGIHASGDLVIDSGTYTVKNSAEGLEGKSITINGGDISIYSTDDGVNAANKNAQQSEIFFTMNGGNLTVEVGQGDTDPIDSNGNITVTGGSIKMTGQTGFDFDGTATYTGGDIYLNGEKQTEIVNSMPGGGGPNGGPQGEGPAPGGQG